A section of the Ictalurus punctatus breed USDA103 chromosome 8, Coco_2.0, whole genome shotgun sequence genome encodes:
- the sparc gene encoding SPARC: MRVWIVFLLCLAGKALAAPAEEEPVIDEQVEVGSNPVQVETGEFDEAIEVVEDVAAENPCLNYHCKKGKVCELDDNNEPLCVCQDPLTCPAPVGEFEHVCGTDNKTYDSSCHFFATKCALEGTKKGHKLHLDYIGPCKYIAPCLENELGEFPLRMRDWLKNVMVTLYERDEDNNLLNEKQKLRVKKIFENEKRLQAGDHSLDLLVLDFEKNYNMYVFPVHWQFGQLDQHPSDGFLSHTELAPLRAPLIPMEHCTTSFFEACDADQDKYIALEEWANCFGIKEQDVDKDLIV; this comes from the exons ATGAGGGTGTGGATCGTCTTCCTTTTGTGCCTTGCTGGAAAGGCCCTGGCTGCCCCA GCCGAAGAGGAGCCAGTCATTGATGAG CAGGTAGAAGTAGGATCCAACCCAGTTCAAGTGGAGACCGGAGAGTTTGATGAAGCCATTGAGGTTGTGGAGGATGTTGCTGCAGAGA ACCCCTGCCTCAACTATCACTGCAAGAAGGGCAAGGTGTGTGAGCTTGATGACAACAACGagcccctgtgtgtgtgccaggATCCCCTGACGTGCCCTGCCCCAGTAGGAGAGTTTGAGCAT GTCTGTGGCACCGACAACAAGACCTATGACTCCTCCTGCCACTTCTTTGCCACCAAATGTGCTCTGGAGGGCACCAAGAAGGGCCACAAGCTGCACCTGGACTACATTGGACCCTGCAAAT ACATCGCTCCATGCCTGGAGAATGAACTGGGTGAGTTCCCCCTGCGTATGAGGGACTGGCTGAAGAACGTGATGGTCACTTTGTATGAGCGTGATGAGGACAACAATCTGCTGAATGAGAAACAGAAGCTAAGG GTAAAGAAGATCTTTGAGAACGAGAAGCGTCTGCAGGCTGGTGACCACTCTCTGGATCTGCTGGTCCTGGACTTTGAGAAGAACTACAACATGTATGTCTTCCCTGTGCACTGGCAGTTCGGCCAGCTCGACCAGCACCCCTCTGATGG CTTTCTGTCCCACACTGAGCTGGCCCCTCTGCGTGCCCCTCTCATTCCCATGGAGCACTGCACCACCAGCTTCTTCGAGGCATGTGATGCTGATCAGGACAAGTACATCGCTCTAGAGGAGTGGGCCAACTGCTTCGGCATTAAAGAGC AGGATGTCGACAAGGACCTTATTGTCTAA
- the g3bp1 gene encoding ras GTPase-activating protein-binding protein 1 isoform X3, with product MVMEKPSAQLVGREFVRQYYTLLNQAPDYLHRFYGKNSSYVHGGLDNGKPAEAVYGQSEIHKKVMALCFRDCHTKIRHVDAHATLNEGVVVQVMGELSNNMQPMRKFMQTFVLAPEGTVANKFYVHNDIFRYQDEVFGDSDSEPPEESEEEVEELEERVNSPEVQQEEAAAFYEQSPCVEPEVPQEELSVTPEPQPEPEPEMEPEAAAVELKEDSPSQVEPLSVEKSLRAPPSPTPAESAATIPDENRQPRVEVKPEPQTTVQRPQRDQRPREQRPGPLPAQRAPRPGVREGESGEPEVRRVVRYPDSQQLFVGNVPHDVDRAELKEFFEQYGTVLELRINSGGKLPNFGFVVFDDSEPVQKILSNRPIKLRGDVRLNVEEKKTRSAREGERHIRPRGPGGPRDRIGGPRGPPPRGGMAQKPSFGAGRGAGTSEGRYSGPRQ from the exons ATGGTGATGGAGAAGCCAAGTGCCCAGCTTGTCGGGCGAGAGTTTGTCCGACAGTATTACACCCTTCTGAACCAGGCTCCTGACTACCTGCACAG gTTTTATGGCAAGAATTCTTCCTATGTGCATGGTGGTTTGGACAACGGCAAACCTGCAGAGGCAGTCTATGGCCAGTCG GAAATTCATAAAAAGGTGATGGCTCTGTGCTTCCGTGACTGCCACACTAAAATCAGGCATGTGGATGCTCATGCCACTCTGAATGAGGGGGTTGTGGTGCAGGTGATGGGAGAGCTGTCCAACAACATGCAGCCCATGAGGAAGTTCATGCAGACCTTTGTGTTGGCGCCAGAG GGCACTGTTGCAAACAAGTTCTACGTACACAATGACATCTTCCGCTATCAGGATGAGGTCTTTGGGGACTCAGACTCTGAACCTCCTGAGG AGTCCGAGGAGGAAGTTGAGGAGCTGGAGGAGAGGGTGAACTCGCCTGAGGTGCAGCAGGAAGAGGCGGCTGCATTCTATGAACAGAGTCCTTG TGTGGAGCCAGAGGTTCCTCAGGAGGAGCTGTCTGTAACCCCTGAGCCCCAGCCTGAACCCGAGCCAGAGATGGAACCTGAGGCAGCTGCTGTGGAGCTGAAAGAGGATTCACCAAGCCAGGTTGAGCCCCTTAGTGTGGAGAAAAGCCTAAGAGCTCCTCCTTCACCTACTCCTGCTGAGTCTGCAGCCACCATACCAGATGAAAACCGG CAGCCCAGAGTTGAAGTTAAACCGGAACCCCAGACCACAGTACAGAGACCTCAGAGAGACCAGAGACCACGTGAACAAAGACCAGGGCCCCTTCCAGCACAGAGAGCTCCGAGACCAGGAG TACGGGAAGGAGAGAGTGGAGAGCCTGAGGTAAGGCGGGTCGTTCGGTATCCTGACAGCCAGCAGCTCTTCGTAGGAAACGTGCCACATGATGTTGACAGGGCTGAGCTGAAAGAATTCTTTGAAC AGTATGGAACAGTACTGGAGTTGAGGATCAACAGTGGTGGTAAGCTGCCCAACTTTGGATTTGTGGTTTTTGATGATTCTGAGCCCGTACAGAAGATCCTGAGCAACCGG CCCATTAAGCTGCGGGGAGATGTTCGTCTgaatgtggaggaaaagaaaactCGTTCAGCGCGTGAAGGAGAAAGGCACATCCGTCCCAGGGGCCCTGGAGGACCACGGGACAGGATAGGAGGGCCGAGGGGCCCACCTCCCCGAGGGGGCATGGCTCAGAAGCCAAGTTTTGGTGCCGGGCGTGGTGCAGGCACCAGTGAGGGGCGTTATTCCGGACCACGCCAGTGA
- the g3bp1 gene encoding ras GTPase-activating protein-binding protein 1 isoform X4: protein MVMEKPSAQLVGREFVRQYYTLLNQAPDYLHRFYGKNSSYVHGGLDNGKPAEAVYGQSEIHKKVMALCFRDCHTKIRHVDAHATLNEGVVVQVMGELSNNMQPMRKFMQTFVLAPEGTVANKFYVHNDIFRYQDEVFGDSDSEPPEESEEEVEELEERVNSPEVQQEEAAAFYEQSPCVEPEVPQEELSVTPEPQPEPEPEMEPEAAAVELKEDSPSQVEPLSVEKSLRAPPSPTPAESAATIPDENRPRVEVKPEPQTTVQRPQRDQRPREQRPGPLPAQRAPRPGVREGESGEPEVRRVVRYPDSQQLFVGNVPHDVDRAELKEFFEQYGTVLELRINSGGKLPNFGFVVFDDSEPVQKILSNRPIKLRGDVRLNVEEKKTRSAREGERHIRPRGPGGPRDRIGGPRGPPPRGGMAQKPSFGAGRGAGTSEGRYSGPRQ from the exons ATGGTGATGGAGAAGCCAAGTGCCCAGCTTGTCGGGCGAGAGTTTGTCCGACAGTATTACACCCTTCTGAACCAGGCTCCTGACTACCTGCACAG gTTTTATGGCAAGAATTCTTCCTATGTGCATGGTGGTTTGGACAACGGCAAACCTGCAGAGGCAGTCTATGGCCAGTCG GAAATTCATAAAAAGGTGATGGCTCTGTGCTTCCGTGACTGCCACACTAAAATCAGGCATGTGGATGCTCATGCCACTCTGAATGAGGGGGTTGTGGTGCAGGTGATGGGAGAGCTGTCCAACAACATGCAGCCCATGAGGAAGTTCATGCAGACCTTTGTGTTGGCGCCAGAG GGCACTGTTGCAAACAAGTTCTACGTACACAATGACATCTTCCGCTATCAGGATGAGGTCTTTGGGGACTCAGACTCTGAACCTCCTGAGG AGTCCGAGGAGGAAGTTGAGGAGCTGGAGGAGAGGGTGAACTCGCCTGAGGTGCAGCAGGAAGAGGCGGCTGCATTCTATGAACAGAGTCCTTG TGTGGAGCCAGAGGTTCCTCAGGAGGAGCTGTCTGTAACCCCTGAGCCCCAGCCTGAACCCGAGCCAGAGATGGAACCTGAGGCAGCTGCTGTGGAGCTGAAAGAGGATTCACCAAGCCAGGTTGAGCCCCTTAGTGTGGAGAAAAGCCTAAGAGCTCCTCCTTCACCTACTCCTGCTGAGTCTGCAGCCACCATACCAGATGAAAACCGG CCCAGAGTTGAAGTTAAACCGGAACCCCAGACCACAGTACAGAGACCTCAGAGAGACCAGAGACCACGTGAACAAAGACCAGGGCCCCTTCCAGCACAGAGAGCTCCGAGACCAGGAG TACGGGAAGGAGAGAGTGGAGAGCCTGAGGTAAGGCGGGTCGTTCGGTATCCTGACAGCCAGCAGCTCTTCGTAGGAAACGTGCCACATGATGTTGACAGGGCTGAGCTGAAAGAATTCTTTGAAC AGTATGGAACAGTACTGGAGTTGAGGATCAACAGTGGTGGTAAGCTGCCCAACTTTGGATTTGTGGTTTTTGATGATTCTGAGCCCGTACAGAAGATCCTGAGCAACCGG CCCATTAAGCTGCGGGGAGATGTTCGTCTgaatgtggaggaaaagaaaactCGTTCAGCGCGTGAAGGAGAAAGGCACATCCGTCCCAGGGGCCCTGGAGGACCACGGGACAGGATAGGAGGGCCGAGGGGCCCACCTCCCCGAGGGGGCATGGCTCAGAAGCCAAGTTTTGGTGCCGGGCGTGGTGCAGGCACCAGTGAGGGGCGTTATTCCGGACCACGCCAGTGA
- the g3bp1 gene encoding ras GTPase-activating protein-binding protein 1 isoform X1 yields the protein MVMEKPSAQLVGREFVRQYYTLLNQAPDYLHRFYGKNSSYVHGGLDNGKPAEAVYGQSEIHKKVMALCFRDCHTKIRHVDAHATLNEGVVVQVMGELSNNMQPMRKFMQTFVLAPEGTVANKFYVHNDIFRYQDEVFGDSDSEPPEESEEEVEELEERVNSPEVQQEEAAAFYEQSPCVEPEVPQEELSVTPEPQPEPEPEMEPEAAAVELKEDSPSQVEPLSVEKSLRAPPSPTPAESAATIPDENRPFSWALVTSKNLPQGGVVPASGIPPHVVKAPANQQPRVEVKPEPQTTVQRPQRDQRPREQRPGPLPAQRAPRPGVREGESGEPEVRRVVRYPDSQQLFVGNVPHDVDRAELKEFFEQYGTVLELRINSGGKLPNFGFVVFDDSEPVQKILSNRPIKLRGDVRLNVEEKKTRSAREGERHIRPRGPGGPRDRIGGPRGPPPRGGMAQKPSFGAGRGAGTSEGRYSGPRQ from the exons ATGGTGATGGAGAAGCCAAGTGCCCAGCTTGTCGGGCGAGAGTTTGTCCGACAGTATTACACCCTTCTGAACCAGGCTCCTGACTACCTGCACAG gTTTTATGGCAAGAATTCTTCCTATGTGCATGGTGGTTTGGACAACGGCAAACCTGCAGAGGCAGTCTATGGCCAGTCG GAAATTCATAAAAAGGTGATGGCTCTGTGCTTCCGTGACTGCCACACTAAAATCAGGCATGTGGATGCTCATGCCACTCTGAATGAGGGGGTTGTGGTGCAGGTGATGGGAGAGCTGTCCAACAACATGCAGCCCATGAGGAAGTTCATGCAGACCTTTGTGTTGGCGCCAGAG GGCACTGTTGCAAACAAGTTCTACGTACACAATGACATCTTCCGCTATCAGGATGAGGTCTTTGGGGACTCAGACTCTGAACCTCCTGAGG AGTCCGAGGAGGAAGTTGAGGAGCTGGAGGAGAGGGTGAACTCGCCTGAGGTGCAGCAGGAAGAGGCGGCTGCATTCTATGAACAGAGTCCTTG TGTGGAGCCAGAGGTTCCTCAGGAGGAGCTGTCTGTAACCCCTGAGCCCCAGCCTGAACCCGAGCCAGAGATGGAACCTGAGGCAGCTGCTGTGGAGCTGAAAGAGGATTCACCAAGCCAGGTTGAGCCCCTTAGTGTGGAGAAAAGCCTAAGAGCTCCTCCTTCACCTACTCCTGCTGAGTCTGCAGCCACCATACCAGATGAAAACCGG ccTTTTTCATGGGCTTTAGTCACCAGTAAGAATCTCCCCCAGGGAGGAGTGGTGCCAGCTTCAGGAATCCCCCCTCACGTAGTCAAAGCTCCAGCAAATCAG CAGCCCAGAGTTGAAGTTAAACCGGAACCCCAGACCACAGTACAGAGACCTCAGAGAGACCAGAGACCACGTGAACAAAGACCAGGGCCCCTTCCAGCACAGAGAGCTCCGAGACCAGGAG TACGGGAAGGAGAGAGTGGAGAGCCTGAGGTAAGGCGGGTCGTTCGGTATCCTGACAGCCAGCAGCTCTTCGTAGGAAACGTGCCACATGATGTTGACAGGGCTGAGCTGAAAGAATTCTTTGAAC AGTATGGAACAGTACTGGAGTTGAGGATCAACAGTGGTGGTAAGCTGCCCAACTTTGGATTTGTGGTTTTTGATGATTCTGAGCCCGTACAGAAGATCCTGAGCAACCGG CCCATTAAGCTGCGGGGAGATGTTCGTCTgaatgtggaggaaaagaaaactCGTTCAGCGCGTGAAGGAGAAAGGCACATCCGTCCCAGGGGCCCTGGAGGACCACGGGACAGGATAGGAGGGCCGAGGGGCCCACCTCCCCGAGGGGGCATGGCTCAGAAGCCAAGTTTTGGTGCCGGGCGTGGTGCAGGCACCAGTGAGGGGCGTTATTCCGGACCACGCCAGTGA
- the g3bp1 gene encoding ras GTPase-activating protein-binding protein 1 isoform X2, whose translation MVMEKPSAQLVGREFVRQYYTLLNQAPDYLHRFYGKNSSYVHGGLDNGKPAEAVYGQSEIHKKVMALCFRDCHTKIRHVDAHATLNEGVVVQVMGELSNNMQPMRKFMQTFVLAPEGTVANKFYVHNDIFRYQDEVFGDSDSEPPEESEEEVEELEERVNSPEVQQEEAAAFYEQSPCVEPEVPQEELSVTPEPQPEPEPEMEPEAAAVELKEDSPSQVEPLSVEKSLRAPPSPTPAESAATIPDENRPFSWALVTSKNLPQGGVVPASGIPPHVVKAPANQPRVEVKPEPQTTVQRPQRDQRPREQRPGPLPAQRAPRPGVREGESGEPEVRRVVRYPDSQQLFVGNVPHDVDRAELKEFFEQYGTVLELRINSGGKLPNFGFVVFDDSEPVQKILSNRPIKLRGDVRLNVEEKKTRSAREGERHIRPRGPGGPRDRIGGPRGPPPRGGMAQKPSFGAGRGAGTSEGRYSGPRQ comes from the exons ATGGTGATGGAGAAGCCAAGTGCCCAGCTTGTCGGGCGAGAGTTTGTCCGACAGTATTACACCCTTCTGAACCAGGCTCCTGACTACCTGCACAG gTTTTATGGCAAGAATTCTTCCTATGTGCATGGTGGTTTGGACAACGGCAAACCTGCAGAGGCAGTCTATGGCCAGTCG GAAATTCATAAAAAGGTGATGGCTCTGTGCTTCCGTGACTGCCACACTAAAATCAGGCATGTGGATGCTCATGCCACTCTGAATGAGGGGGTTGTGGTGCAGGTGATGGGAGAGCTGTCCAACAACATGCAGCCCATGAGGAAGTTCATGCAGACCTTTGTGTTGGCGCCAGAG GGCACTGTTGCAAACAAGTTCTACGTACACAATGACATCTTCCGCTATCAGGATGAGGTCTTTGGGGACTCAGACTCTGAACCTCCTGAGG AGTCCGAGGAGGAAGTTGAGGAGCTGGAGGAGAGGGTGAACTCGCCTGAGGTGCAGCAGGAAGAGGCGGCTGCATTCTATGAACAGAGTCCTTG TGTGGAGCCAGAGGTTCCTCAGGAGGAGCTGTCTGTAACCCCTGAGCCCCAGCCTGAACCCGAGCCAGAGATGGAACCTGAGGCAGCTGCTGTGGAGCTGAAAGAGGATTCACCAAGCCAGGTTGAGCCCCTTAGTGTGGAGAAAAGCCTAAGAGCTCCTCCTTCACCTACTCCTGCTGAGTCTGCAGCCACCATACCAGATGAAAACCGG ccTTTTTCATGGGCTTTAGTCACCAGTAAGAATCTCCCCCAGGGAGGAGTGGTGCCAGCTTCAGGAATCCCCCCTCACGTAGTCAAAGCTCCAGCAAATCAG CCCAGAGTTGAAGTTAAACCGGAACCCCAGACCACAGTACAGAGACCTCAGAGAGACCAGAGACCACGTGAACAAAGACCAGGGCCCCTTCCAGCACAGAGAGCTCCGAGACCAGGAG TACGGGAAGGAGAGAGTGGAGAGCCTGAGGTAAGGCGGGTCGTTCGGTATCCTGACAGCCAGCAGCTCTTCGTAGGAAACGTGCCACATGATGTTGACAGGGCTGAGCTGAAAGAATTCTTTGAAC AGTATGGAACAGTACTGGAGTTGAGGATCAACAGTGGTGGTAAGCTGCCCAACTTTGGATTTGTGGTTTTTGATGATTCTGAGCCCGTACAGAAGATCCTGAGCAACCGG CCCATTAAGCTGCGGGGAGATGTTCGTCTgaatgtggaggaaaagaaaactCGTTCAGCGCGTGAAGGAGAAAGGCACATCCGTCCCAGGGGCCCTGGAGGACCACGGGACAGGATAGGAGGGCCGAGGGGCCCACCTCCCCGAGGGGGCATGGCTCAGAAGCCAAGTTTTGGTGCCGGGCGTGGTGCAGGCACCAGTGAGGGGCGTTATTCCGGACCACGCCAGTGA